A window of the Cannabis sativa cultivar Pink pepper isolate KNU-18-1 chromosome X, ASM2916894v1, whole genome shotgun sequence genome harbors these coding sequences:
- the LOC133031856 gene encoding translocon-associated protein subunit alpha-like, with protein MVTMNQFRVFLLAFLLVASPFVRVARAQPSAEDEAASETVDESSDLGIVGEDVQDFGDEIFNPAPGIDTVSVFPKNSARVVTAGEETDLLVGVKNDGDSSVTVIAIKASVHLPFDHKMLVQNLTTMTFNNASIPASAQATFPYIFAVSKYLQPGTFDLVGTIIYEIDQHPYQNTFYNGTIEVVEAGGFVSVESVFLVTLGIALLVLLVLWVHGQIQHLSKKTKRAPKVEVGTRTTDASMDEWLQGTAYTQSLSSKSKKKK; from the exons ATGGTGACGATGAACCAATTTAGGGTTTTCCTCCTGGCTTTTCTTCTCGTCGCATCCCCTTTCGTTCgag TTGCTAGGGCTCAACCGAGTGCGGAGGATGAAGCTGCTTCTGAGACTGTAGATGAGAGCAGTGATCTTGGGATTGTTGGTGAGGATGTCCAGGACTTTGGTGATGAAATTTTCAACCCAGCTCCTGGCATTGATACAGTGTCTGTCTTCCCAAAGAATAGCGCACGAG TGGTTACAGCTGGAGAAGAGACCGACTTACTGGTTGGTGTGAAAAATGatg GGGACTCAAGCGTCACTGTCATTGCAATCAAAGCTAGTGTTCATCTCCCATTTGATCATAAAATGCTGGTTCAAAATTTGACTACAATG ACCTTCAACAATGCATCGATCCCAGCTTCAGCCCAGGCTACTTTCCCCTACATATTTGCTGTCAGCAAGTACTTGCAG CCTGGAACTTTTGATCTTGTTGGTACCATCATTTATGAGATTGACCAACATCCTTATCAAAACACCTTCTACAATGGTACTATTGAAGTTGTTGAGGCTGGTGGATTCGTCAGCGTTGAATCTGTTTTCCTTGTTACTCTTGGAATCGCTCTTCTTGTTCTCCTTGTCTTGTGGGTTCATGGTCAAATACAGCACCTTTCGAAG aaaaCCAAGAGAGCTCCCAAGGTGGAAGTTGGGACCAGGACCACTGATGCATCAATGGATGAGTGGCTTCAG GGAACTGCATATACTCAGTCGCTTTCCagcaaatcaaagaagaagaagtag